One part of the Equus asinus isolate D_3611 breed Donkey chromosome 6, EquAss-T2T_v2, whole genome shotgun sequence genome encodes these proteins:
- the LBX2 gene encoding transcription factor LBX2: MSSGSEPRTPPTPFSIADILGPRVVPRGPSASQLPESSPGPTSPLCALEELTSKTFRGLDGHAPQPSAGRAAPGALSLGPAGRRRRKSRTAFTAQQVLELERRFVCQKYLAPSERDGLAARLGLANAQVVTWFQNRRAKLKRDVEEMRADVASLHALSPEIQCRLALPHGAPGLGRPDSGPHLSDEEIQVDD; this comes from the exons ATGAGCTCGGGATCCGAGCCCCGGACACCCCCGACACCCTTCAGCATCGCAGACATCCTAGGCCCGCGCGTGGTTCCCCGAGGACCCTCTGCGTCACAGCTTCCAGAGTCGAGCCCGGGTCCCACGTCGCCGCTGTGCGCGCTGGAGGAGCTGACTAGTAAAACTTTCCGCGGACTTGACGGACACGCTCCGCAGCCCTCTGCAG GCCGCGCCGCCCCGGGCGCTCTGAGCCTCGGCCCCGCCGGCCGCCGAAGGCGAAAGTCACGCACGGCGTTCACGGCGCAGCAGGTGCTGGAGCTGGAGCGGCGCTTCGTCTGCCAGAAGTACCTGGCGCCGTCGGAGCGCGACGGGCTGGCAGCGAGGCTGGGCTTGGCCAACGCGCAGGTCGTCACGTGGTTCCAGAACCGGCGCGCCAAGCTCAAGCGCGACGTGGAGGAAATGCGCGCCGACGTTGCCTCGCTGCACGCGCTGTCCCCCGAAATCCAGTGCCGCCTCGCGCTACCCCACGGCGCCCCAGGCctcggccggccggactccgggCCGCACCTGTCAGACGAGGAGATACAGGTGGACGATTGA
- the TTC31 gene encoding tetratricopeptide repeat protein 31 isoform X4 — translation MPQKLLVTEEEANRLAEELVAEEERMKQKAEKKRLKKKRQKDRKRQERLEQDGVEPKAKGTADGDGSPPSSPGNPAPGQCGEEEDSLDLSSTFVSLALRKVGDWPPSAHREKGLSQEPQGKSLGPQEKMGQEEGSSPREDSPRQSPKAEASPGLLAAALQQSQKLAELGTSFAQNGFYQRAVVLFTQALKLNPRDHRLFGNRSFCHERLGQPARALADAQVALTLRPGWPRGLFRLGKALMGLQRFEEAAAVFQETLRGGSQPDAARELHSCLLQLSLDQRRGIPAPPLSTGFPQPFLHAELGASGLLSLSRPRSAAPRPPGLLSPPSHYPPWHPSHSSWPLPQTQSGRPHPLQLQDPSKDSGILGLGPQHLPQAR, via the exons ATGCCCCAGAAGCTCCTGGTGACTGAAGAG GAAGCCAACCGCCTGGCTGAGGAGCTGGTGGCTGAGGAGGAGCGCatgaaacagaaagcagagaagaaacgACTCAAGAAGAAG CGTCAAAAGGATCGAAAGCGACAGGAGCGCTTGGAGCAGGACGGTGTGGAGCCCAAG GCCAAGGGTACCGCAGATGGGGATGGGAGCCCCCCATCCAGCCCTGGGAACCCAGCTCCGGGACAGTGTGGTGAGGAAGAG GACTCACTGGATCTATCTAGCACTTTTGTGTCTCTGGCTTTGCGCAAAGTTGGGGATTGGCCCCCCAGTGCCCACAGAGAGAAGGGACTGAGCCAGGAACCCCAAGGCAAGAGCCTGGGCCCCCAGGAGAAGATgggccaggaggaagggagcTCTCCAAGAGAAGACAGCCCCAGGCAGAGTCCTAAGGCAGAG GCATCTCCAGGACTGCTGGCAGCTGCCTTACAACAGAGCCAGAAGCTGGCAG agtTGGGTACCAGCTTTGCCCAGAATGGTTTCTACCAGAGGGCTGTGGTCCTCTTCACCCAGGCCCTGAAGCTCAACCCCCGGGACCACCG GTTATTTGGAAATCGCTCTTTCTGCCATGAGCGGCTGGGTCAGCCAGCGAGGGCCCTGGCCGATGCTCAGGTGGCCCTTACCCTGCGGCCCGGCTGGCCCCGGGGCCTCTTCCGCCTAGGCAAAGCCTTAATGGGACTGCAG CGTTTTGAGGAGGCGGCTGCTGTGTTCCAGGAGACTCTGAGAGGCGGATCCCAGCCTGACGCAGCCCGAGAGCTCCACTCTTGCCTTCTGCAACTCTCTCTG GATCAGCGAAGAGGAATCCCTGCGCCACCTCTGTCTACTGGGTTCCCTCAGCCATTTCTCCATGCTGAGCTGGGGGCTTCAGGCCTCCTCTCCCTCAGTCGCCCTCGAAGCGCTGCTCCAAGGCCCCCTGGGCTTTTGTCTCCACCTTCGCATTATCCCCCATGGCACCCGAGCCACTCCAGCTGGCCCCTTCCCCAGACTCAGAGTGGAAGACCCCATCCTCTCCAGCTCCAGGACCCCTCAAAGGACTCGGGCATCCTGGGACTTGGACCTCAGCATCTACCTCAGGCCAGATGA
- the TTC31 gene encoding tetratricopeptide repeat protein 31 isoform X3: MPQKLLVTEEEANRLAEELVAEEERMKQKAEKKRLKKKRQKDRKRQERLEQDGVEPKAKGTADGDGSPPSSPGNPAPGQCGEEEDSLDLSSTFVSLALRKVGDWPPSAHREKGLSQEPQGKSLGPQEKMGQEEGSSPREDSPRQSPKAEASPGLLAAALQQSQKLAELGTSFAQNGFYQRAVVLFTQALKLNPRDHRLFGNRSFCHERLGQPARALADAQVALTLRPGWPRGLFRLGKALMGLQRFEEAAAVFQETLRGGSQPDAARELHSCLLQLSLQDQRRGIPAPPLSTGFPQPFLHAELGASGLLSLSRPRSAAPRPPGLLSPPSHYPPWHPSHSSWPLPQTQSGRPHPLQLQDPSKDSGILGLGPQHLPQAR; the protein is encoded by the exons ATGCCCCAGAAGCTCCTGGTGACTGAAGAG GAAGCCAACCGCCTGGCTGAGGAGCTGGTGGCTGAGGAGGAGCGCatgaaacagaaagcagagaagaaacgACTCAAGAAGAAG CGTCAAAAGGATCGAAAGCGACAGGAGCGCTTGGAGCAGGACGGTGTGGAGCCCAAG GCCAAGGGTACCGCAGATGGGGATGGGAGCCCCCCATCCAGCCCTGGGAACCCAGCTCCGGGACAGTGTGGTGAGGAAGAG GACTCACTGGATCTATCTAGCACTTTTGTGTCTCTGGCTTTGCGCAAAGTTGGGGATTGGCCCCCCAGTGCCCACAGAGAGAAGGGACTGAGCCAGGAACCCCAAGGCAAGAGCCTGGGCCCCCAGGAGAAGATgggccaggaggaagggagcTCTCCAAGAGAAGACAGCCCCAGGCAGAGTCCTAAGGCAGAG GCATCTCCAGGACTGCTGGCAGCTGCCTTACAACAGAGCCAGAAGCTGGCAG agtTGGGTACCAGCTTTGCCCAGAATGGTTTCTACCAGAGGGCTGTGGTCCTCTTCACCCAGGCCCTGAAGCTCAACCCCCGGGACCACCG GTTATTTGGAAATCGCTCTTTCTGCCATGAGCGGCTGGGTCAGCCAGCGAGGGCCCTGGCCGATGCTCAGGTGGCCCTTACCCTGCGGCCCGGCTGGCCCCGGGGCCTCTTCCGCCTAGGCAAAGCCTTAATGGGACTGCAG CGTTTTGAGGAGGCGGCTGCTGTGTTCCAGGAGACTCTGAGAGGCGGATCCCAGCCTGACGCAGCCCGAGAGCTCCACTCTTGCCTTCTGCAACTCTCTCTG CAGGATCAGCGAAGAGGAATCCCTGCGCCACCTCTGTCTACTGGGTTCCCTCAGCCATTTCTCCATGCTGAGCTGGGGGCTTCAGGCCTCCTCTCCCTCAGTCGCCCTCGAAGCGCTGCTCCAAGGCCCCCTGGGCTTTTGTCTCCACCTTCGCATTATCCCCCATGGCACCCGAGCCACTCCAGCTGGCCCCTTCCCCAGACTCAGAGTGGAAGACCCCATCCTCTCCAGCTCCAGGACCCCTCAAAGGACTCGGGCATCCTGGGACTTGGACCTCAGCATCTACCTCAGGCCAGATGA
- the TTC31 gene encoding tetratricopeptide repeat protein 31 isoform X2 → MAPIPKTVGRIKLDCPLLSGCPLGVAAVPKLCKEFGPEDYGKEDIEDFLRRLVESDPQGLHRIHVDGSSGRLQLWHHDYLLNHFCDEGETIGQSDRGKGAEGVGTYCGLQKSFLYPSQGSKTRPQSPSASASFASGSDSLLQVAMPQKLLVTEEEANRLAEELVAEEERMKQKAEKKRLKKKRQKDRKRQERLEQDGVEPKAKGTADGDGSPPSSPGNPAPGQCGEEEDSLDLSSTFVSLALRKVGDWPPSAHREKGLSQEPQGKSLGPQEKMGQEEGSSPREDSPRQSPKAEASPGLLAAALQQSQKLAELGTSFAQNGFYQRAVVLFTQALKLNPRDHRLFGNRSFCHERLGQPARALADAQVALTLRPGWPRGLFRLGKALMGLQRFEEAAAVFQETLRGGSQPDAARELHSCLLQLSLDQRRGIPAPPLSTGFPQPFLHAELGASGLLSLSRPRSAAPRPPGLLSPPSHYPPWHPSHSSWPLPQTQSGRPHPLQLQDPSKDSGILGLGPQHLPQAR, encoded by the exons ATGGCGCCGATTCCGAAGACTGTGGGGCGGATCAAGCTAG ATTGCCCTCTGCTGTCTGGCTGCCCGCTGGGGGTCGCTGCTGTCCCCAAACTCTGCAAGGAATTCGGTCCTGAGGACTACGGCAAAGAG gacATAGAGGATTTTCTTCGACGGCTTGTGGAGAGTGACCCCCAGGGCCTGCACCGGATCCATGTGGATGGGAGCAGCGGGCGGCTGCAGCTGTGGCACCATG ATTACCTCCTGAACCATTTCTGTGATGAGGGGGAAACGATTGGACAGAGTGACAGGGGCAAGGGGGCTGAGGGAGTGGGCACCTACTGTGGTCTCCAAAAGTCCTTCCTGTACCCTTCCCAAGGGTCTAAGACCCGCCCTCAAAGCCCCTCTGCCTCGGCATCCTTCGCCAGTGGCTCAGACAGCCTACTCCAGGTGGCCATGCCCCAGAAGCTCCTGGTGACTGAAGAG GAAGCCAACCGCCTGGCTGAGGAGCTGGTGGCTGAGGAGGAGCGCatgaaacagaaagcagagaagaaacgACTCAAGAAGAAG CGTCAAAAGGATCGAAAGCGACAGGAGCGCTTGGAGCAGGACGGTGTGGAGCCCAAG GCCAAGGGTACCGCAGATGGGGATGGGAGCCCCCCATCCAGCCCTGGGAACCCAGCTCCGGGACAGTGTGGTGAGGAAGAG GACTCACTGGATCTATCTAGCACTTTTGTGTCTCTGGCTTTGCGCAAAGTTGGGGATTGGCCCCCCAGTGCCCACAGAGAGAAGGGACTGAGCCAGGAACCCCAAGGCAAGAGCCTGGGCCCCCAGGAGAAGATgggccaggaggaagggagcTCTCCAAGAGAAGACAGCCCCAGGCAGAGTCCTAAGGCAGAG GCATCTCCAGGACTGCTGGCAGCTGCCTTACAACAGAGCCAGAAGCTGGCAG agtTGGGTACCAGCTTTGCCCAGAATGGTTTCTACCAGAGGGCTGTGGTCCTCTTCACCCAGGCCCTGAAGCTCAACCCCCGGGACCACCG GTTATTTGGAAATCGCTCTTTCTGCCATGAGCGGCTGGGTCAGCCAGCGAGGGCCCTGGCCGATGCTCAGGTGGCCCTTACCCTGCGGCCCGGCTGGCCCCGGGGCCTCTTCCGCCTAGGCAAAGCCTTAATGGGACTGCAG CGTTTTGAGGAGGCGGCTGCTGTGTTCCAGGAGACTCTGAGAGGCGGATCCCAGCCTGACGCAGCCCGAGAGCTCCACTCTTGCCTTCTGCAACTCTCTCTG GATCAGCGAAGAGGAATCCCTGCGCCACCTCTGTCTACTGGGTTCCCTCAGCCATTTCTCCATGCTGAGCTGGGGGCTTCAGGCCTCCTCTCCCTCAGTCGCCCTCGAAGCGCTGCTCCAAGGCCCCCTGGGCTTTTGTCTCCACCTTCGCATTATCCCCCATGGCACCCGAGCCACTCCAGCTGGCCCCTTCCCCAGACTCAGAGTGGAAGACCCCATCCTCTCCAGCTCCAGGACCCCTCAAAGGACTCGGGCATCCTGGGACTTGGACCTCAGCATCTACCTCAGGCCAGATGA
- the TTC31 gene encoding tetratricopeptide repeat protein 31 isoform X1 codes for MAPIPKTVGRIKLDCPLLSGCPLGVAAVPKLCKEFGPEDYGKEDIEDFLRRLVESDPQGLHRIHVDGSSGRLQLWHHDYLLNHFCDEGETIGQSDRGKGAEGVGTYCGLQKSFLYPSQGSKTRPQSPSASASFASGSDSLLQVAMPQKLLVTEEEANRLAEELVAEEERMKQKAEKKRLKKKRQKDRKRQERLEQDGVEPKAKGTADGDGSPPSSPGNPAPGQCGEEEDSLDLSSTFVSLALRKVGDWPPSAHREKGLSQEPQGKSLGPQEKMGQEEGSSPREDSPRQSPKAEASPGLLAAALQQSQKLAELGTSFAQNGFYQRAVVLFTQALKLNPRDHRLFGNRSFCHERLGQPARALADAQVALTLRPGWPRGLFRLGKALMGLQRFEEAAAVFQETLRGGSQPDAARELHSCLLQLSLQDQRRGIPAPPLSTGFPQPFLHAELGASGLLSLSRPRSAAPRPPGLLSPPSHYPPWHPSHSSWPLPQTQSGRPHPLQLQDPSKDSGILGLGPQHLPQAR; via the exons ATGGCGCCGATTCCGAAGACTGTGGGGCGGATCAAGCTAG ATTGCCCTCTGCTGTCTGGCTGCCCGCTGGGGGTCGCTGCTGTCCCCAAACTCTGCAAGGAATTCGGTCCTGAGGACTACGGCAAAGAG gacATAGAGGATTTTCTTCGACGGCTTGTGGAGAGTGACCCCCAGGGCCTGCACCGGATCCATGTGGATGGGAGCAGCGGGCGGCTGCAGCTGTGGCACCATG ATTACCTCCTGAACCATTTCTGTGATGAGGGGGAAACGATTGGACAGAGTGACAGGGGCAAGGGGGCTGAGGGAGTGGGCACCTACTGTGGTCTCCAAAAGTCCTTCCTGTACCCTTCCCAAGGGTCTAAGACCCGCCCTCAAAGCCCCTCTGCCTCGGCATCCTTCGCCAGTGGCTCAGACAGCCTACTCCAGGTGGCCATGCCCCAGAAGCTCCTGGTGACTGAAGAG GAAGCCAACCGCCTGGCTGAGGAGCTGGTGGCTGAGGAGGAGCGCatgaaacagaaagcagagaagaaacgACTCAAGAAGAAG CGTCAAAAGGATCGAAAGCGACAGGAGCGCTTGGAGCAGGACGGTGTGGAGCCCAAG GCCAAGGGTACCGCAGATGGGGATGGGAGCCCCCCATCCAGCCCTGGGAACCCAGCTCCGGGACAGTGTGGTGAGGAAGAG GACTCACTGGATCTATCTAGCACTTTTGTGTCTCTGGCTTTGCGCAAAGTTGGGGATTGGCCCCCCAGTGCCCACAGAGAGAAGGGACTGAGCCAGGAACCCCAAGGCAAGAGCCTGGGCCCCCAGGAGAAGATgggccaggaggaagggagcTCTCCAAGAGAAGACAGCCCCAGGCAGAGTCCTAAGGCAGAG GCATCTCCAGGACTGCTGGCAGCTGCCTTACAACAGAGCCAGAAGCTGGCAG agtTGGGTACCAGCTTTGCCCAGAATGGTTTCTACCAGAGGGCTGTGGTCCTCTTCACCCAGGCCCTGAAGCTCAACCCCCGGGACCACCG GTTATTTGGAAATCGCTCTTTCTGCCATGAGCGGCTGGGTCAGCCAGCGAGGGCCCTGGCCGATGCTCAGGTGGCCCTTACCCTGCGGCCCGGCTGGCCCCGGGGCCTCTTCCGCCTAGGCAAAGCCTTAATGGGACTGCAG CGTTTTGAGGAGGCGGCTGCTGTGTTCCAGGAGACTCTGAGAGGCGGATCCCAGCCTGACGCAGCCCGAGAGCTCCACTCTTGCCTTCTGCAACTCTCTCTG CAGGATCAGCGAAGAGGAATCCCTGCGCCACCTCTGTCTACTGGGTTCCCTCAGCCATTTCTCCATGCTGAGCTGGGGGCTTCAGGCCTCCTCTCCCTCAGTCGCCCTCGAAGCGCTGCTCCAAGGCCCCCTGGGCTTTTGTCTCCACCTTCGCATTATCCCCCATGGCACCCGAGCCACTCCAGCTGGCCCCTTCCCCAGACTCAGAGTGGAAGACCCCATCCTCTCCAGCTCCAGGACCCCTCAAAGGACTCGGGCATCCTGGGACTTGGACCTCAGCATCTACCTCAGGCCAGATGA
- the TTC31 gene encoding tetratricopeptide repeat protein 31 isoform X5: MAPIPKTVGRIKLDCPLLSGCPLGVAAVPKLCKEFGPEDYGKEDIEDFLRRLVESDPQGLHRIHVDGSSGRLQLWHHDYLLNHFCDEGETIGQSDRGKGAEGVGTYCGLQKSFLYPSQGSKTRPQSPSASASFASGSDSLLQVAMPQKLLVTEEEANRLAEELVAEEERMKQKAEKKRLKKKRQKDRKRQERLEQDGVEPKAKGTADGDGSPPSSPGNPAPGQCGEEEDSLDLSSTFVSLALRKVGDWPPSAHREKGLSQEPQGKSLGPQEKMGQEEGSSPREDSPRQSPKAEASPGLLAAALQQSQKLAELGTSFAQNGFYQRAVVLFTQALKLNPRDHRLFGNRSFCHERLGQPARALADAQVALTLRPGWPRGLFRLGKALMGLQRFEEAAAVFQETLRAGSAKRNPCATSVYWVPSAISPC, translated from the exons ATGGCGCCGATTCCGAAGACTGTGGGGCGGATCAAGCTAG ATTGCCCTCTGCTGTCTGGCTGCCCGCTGGGGGTCGCTGCTGTCCCCAAACTCTGCAAGGAATTCGGTCCTGAGGACTACGGCAAAGAG gacATAGAGGATTTTCTTCGACGGCTTGTGGAGAGTGACCCCCAGGGCCTGCACCGGATCCATGTGGATGGGAGCAGCGGGCGGCTGCAGCTGTGGCACCATG ATTACCTCCTGAACCATTTCTGTGATGAGGGGGAAACGATTGGACAGAGTGACAGGGGCAAGGGGGCTGAGGGAGTGGGCACCTACTGTGGTCTCCAAAAGTCCTTCCTGTACCCTTCCCAAGGGTCTAAGACCCGCCCTCAAAGCCCCTCTGCCTCGGCATCCTTCGCCAGTGGCTCAGACAGCCTACTCCAGGTGGCCATGCCCCAGAAGCTCCTGGTGACTGAAGAG GAAGCCAACCGCCTGGCTGAGGAGCTGGTGGCTGAGGAGGAGCGCatgaaacagaaagcagagaagaaacgACTCAAGAAGAAG CGTCAAAAGGATCGAAAGCGACAGGAGCGCTTGGAGCAGGACGGTGTGGAGCCCAAG GCCAAGGGTACCGCAGATGGGGATGGGAGCCCCCCATCCAGCCCTGGGAACCCAGCTCCGGGACAGTGTGGTGAGGAAGAG GACTCACTGGATCTATCTAGCACTTTTGTGTCTCTGGCTTTGCGCAAAGTTGGGGATTGGCCCCCCAGTGCCCACAGAGAGAAGGGACTGAGCCAGGAACCCCAAGGCAAGAGCCTGGGCCCCCAGGAGAAGATgggccaggaggaagggagcTCTCCAAGAGAAGACAGCCCCAGGCAGAGTCCTAAGGCAGAG GCATCTCCAGGACTGCTGGCAGCTGCCTTACAACAGAGCCAGAAGCTGGCAG agtTGGGTACCAGCTTTGCCCAGAATGGTTTCTACCAGAGGGCTGTGGTCCTCTTCACCCAGGCCCTGAAGCTCAACCCCCGGGACCACCG GTTATTTGGAAATCGCTCTTTCTGCCATGAGCGGCTGGGTCAGCCAGCGAGGGCCCTGGCCGATGCTCAGGTGGCCCTTACCCTGCGGCCCGGCTGGCCCCGGGGCCTCTTCCGCCTAGGCAAAGCCTTAATGGGACTGCAG CGTTTTGAGGAGGCGGCTGCTGTGTTCCAGGAGACTCTGAGAG CAGGATCAGCGAAGAGGAATCCCTGCGCCACCTCTGTCTACTGGGTTCCCTCAGCCATTTCTCCATGCTGA